The genomic region AAAGCGGGGCACAAAGGCGATGCCCATGCCCATGATGGCAAGTTCGACAACGGCGTGCGCAGAGTTGACGTGAAACCGACCACGGACATTGGCAACAACCTCCGTATCGTTGTGTTCGAAAATCCAGCTGCGGGGTGACCGCCGGTTTGTGTCAACAATACAGATGTGGTTGGACAGATCATCAGGTGTCAGGGGGGTACCGTGCCGTGCAATGTAATCGGGGCTGGCAACAACCAGGCTGCGAAATGTGCAAAGTTTACGGGTCATGACCGACAGCCGGTCAGAGCGTCCCATACGAAAGGCCAGATCAATCCCGTCGGTCGCAAGGTCGATATAGCTGTCATTCAACCGCAGATCGACTGTCAGGTCAGGGTGCTCCTGGGCGAACCGGCCGAGCATCCCGACTACATAAATTTCACCGAACGTGACCGGGGCAGAGACGCGAACTATTCCGGTCAAACCACGCGAGCTTTCTGTGGCATGAGCCAGAAGGCCGTCGAGTTCGTCGAGTAAGGCGGGCGCACGCGCGAGCAAATCCTCACCCGCCGGTGTCAGACCGACCTTGCGCGTGGTCCGTTGCAACAGACGAACCCCCAGCCGCATTTCCAGTTCGGCCACATATTTCGACGTTAGGCGGTTCGACACGCCTAATTGGTCCGCCGCAGCCGTGAACGATCCGCTCTGTGCAGTGGCGATAAAGGCCTTGAGTTGATCAATGATGTCCATACCGGATAATTGAGAACAAAATAGCGATAGTCAATTCACAACTTCGCTATTTCGTTGATAACTCCCTCGCCCTAGTTTCCAGGCATCAGCAACGACCGCCTTGGTGGTCAGCACTCGAAAAGGAACTAGACATGAATATCGCAATAATTGGAAATGGGAACATCGGATCAGGCTTGCTCAAGGTCCTGAAGCAAACACAACACAATGTCGCCGCTCATGCCCGTGACGATGACCTTGGCGCGGCGGTTGCCGATGCCGAGATCGTGATTCTGGCCACGCCATATGGGGCCGCTGCCGAGCTGGCAAAAGTGGCTGATTTCACCGGCAAACTGGTAATCGATGTGTCCAATCCGGTCACCGCGGATTACTCGGGCTTCAAGTCGGCCATGAAACCTCGGCCGCAGAAGAGATCGCTGCTCTGCTGACCGGCGCCCGCGTCGTCAAGGCATTCAACACGATCTTTGCTCAACACTACAGTGACGGACTGACCGTGAACGGGCAGGCGCTTCAGACATTCGTTGCATCCGACGACGACGACGCACGTGACAAGGTCAAAACACTGGCTGCAGAAATCGGCCTGGACGCTGTTGATGCGGGTCCGCTCAAAAACGCCCGCTATCTCGAGCCCGCCGGCTTCCTGAACATCCAGTTTGGTTATGTGCTTGGCAAGGGCGTCGAAATTGCCCCCCGTTGGCAGGGCCTCTGATAAGACCCGCAAGACGACCGGCCCTGGCACACATGCCCGGCAAATTTCCTGAAACTCCGGGCGGTCGAAAGGCCGCCCGGTGCTCATCCCGGAAGGCTCTCAAATGAATACAGAACAAACACTCAGCAACCTTCGCAGCACTCTGTCGCCGTCCGACCGGATGCCGTTGGTGTTCCTCGGTCATGGCAACCCGATGAATGCGATTACAGACACTACTTTCAGCCGCGCCTGGGCGGATCTTGGCCGCACTCTACCGCGTCCTCAGGCGATCCTTGTTGTTTCCGCACACTGGGTGACCCGGAGAACCACACTGGTCAACGTGTCGAACATGCCGCGCACGATCCATGATTTCTATGGCTTCCCCGAGGCCCTGTATGACCAGCAGTATCCCGCGCCTGGCCAGCCCGATCTGGCCCGCGAGGTTGTGACGCTACTGGCCAGCCACCACGCCGAAGAGGACGAAATCTGGGGTCTTGACCATGGCGCATGGACGGTGTTGAAGCATCTTTACCCGGAAGCCGATATTCCTGTTTTCCAAGTCTCCATTGATATCAGCCGGGACCTCGACTATCAGCTTGAAATTGGCCGCACACTGTCGCAACTGCGTGACCGCGGCGTGCTGGTCCTTGGCTCTGGCAATGTGGTTCACAATCTGGGCGCCATCCGTCCCGGCGGCAAGCCGCTGGATTTCGCGCTGGAATTCGATACTCTTTTCGCAGATCGCCTTACCGGCCGTGACTTCGCGGCACTGACCGATCGCGAAGCGTTGGGTTCGCTGTTGAAGGCTGCCCACCCGTCGATGGATCATTACTTGCCGGCCCTGACCGTCGCTGGTGCGTCTGATACCCGTGATGATCTGACATTCATGACCGATACGATCGATCTCGGCTCGTTGTCGATGCGCTCCTTCGTATTCCACGGCCGCTGAATGGCTTGGGGCACTAGATGTGAGTTCTCACCAGGTTGTTCACTCGATCCCATTCTGAAAAGCTGAAGTTGCAAACCATCAGTGATCAGGAGAGGGACCGAATGAACATCCACAAGAATGCCCGTTTGACGCCGAAAGGTCGAGAGATATTGATCGAGCGCCTTGAGCGCGGAGAACATCCTCGCGCAGAGGCAGGCCGGGAGAGAGCGCGAAGCGGTCCGGCGACGCCAGCCACTCGGCGGCATATTCGAACTGCGAATGCTGGTGCCGACCGTCGGTCTCGAACCGCAACCGCCCGACCACCCGCTTGACTTCTCCGAGAGCAACGATGGCTTCGGGCATTAGAAACCAACCCCTTCGTCATCGTCCCCGTCAACGGAGGCTGGTCTATCCCTCGTCACCCCCGTCGGCTTTGAGCCTCTTTTCCGGTCGATACGTTTCGGCAGCGTCTCCCGATCGAGCAACAGTCCGGTATCGTCGGATCCGGGACGCGATCCTTTGAGTCCACATTCACAAATGCCCGGATGTGCTCATTGTGCCAGCACAGTTCGGCGCCATGGAAATCGGCGCGATTGAATGCCATCACCTATTCCTTCTGGCCGACATCAGTCAGCGCGCACTCGGCCTCATAAGCCGCCTTCAATTCCGCCAGCACGGATCGATCGGGCTTCTGTTCCCCGAGATGGATGCTGCGCAGTTCGGCCATATACGCCTCCCACAACTCCGGCCCGCCCTCTTCGAGCAACTGCGCGCGGATCGACAATTCCCGCGTCGCCGGGGTGAACCGCCGGCCCCAGGCGCCCATCTGGGCGAGCATTGGCACCAACTGGATGGCCGCTTCGGTCAAACTGTAGATCGTCTTCTGCTTATGATCGGGATCCGGGCTGGTCGACAGCAATCCGGCTGCAACCAACTTTTTCAGCCGGTCCGCCAGGATGTTCGAGGCGATGCCTTCAAGCGAGTTGTTGAGCAGATCCCGGTAGTGCCTGCGATTACCGAACATGATGTCGCGGATGACGATCAGACTCCAACTGTCGCCGAGCGTCTCTAGCGTCAGATTGATCGGGCATCCGGACCGGATGGGCTTGGTCATGCGGTTCTCCGTAAACTGCTTGCAATATAAATGCGGTTTTGGTAAAACACAACTGCTTGCAAAATGCATACAGAATAGGAGGCCGAGATGCCGATCGTCAGGATCTACGCCCGGTTGAGCTGCTCCAACCTGGCAAAAAGCCTGCCCTGGTTCGATAAACTGCTCGGGCGCGCACCCGATGCCCGGCCGATGGTCGGACTTGCCGAATGGCGTCATGGCGGCAATGCCGGCCTGCAACT from Salaquimonas pukyongi harbors:
- a CDS encoding LysR family transcriptional regulator; protein product: MDIIDQLKAFIATAQSGSFTAAADQLGVSNRLTSKYVAELEMRLGVRLLQRTTRKVGLTPAGEDLLARAPALLDELDGLLAHATESSRGLTGIVRVSAPVTFGEIYVVGMLGRFAQEHPDLTVDLRLNDSYIDLATDGIDLAFRMGRSDRLSVMTRKLCTFRSLVVASPDYIARHGTPLTPDDLSNHICIVDTNRRSPRSWIFEHNDTEVVANVRGRFHVNSAHAVVELAIMGMGIAFVPRFALHDAIEAGELVQLLDGYVGRSNPLSAVYLEGRALPRKVRALIDFAVKDIRMADIL
- a CDS encoding NAD(P)-binding domain-containing protein is translated as MLKVLKQTQHNVAAHARDDDLGAAVADAEIVILATPYGAAAELAKVADFTGKLVIDVSNPVTADYSGFKSAMKPRPQKRSLLC
- the ygiD gene encoding 4,5-DOPA dioxygenase extradiol yields the protein MNTEQTLSNLRSTLSPSDRMPLVFLGHGNPMNAITDTTFSRAWADLGRTLPRPQAILVVSAHWVTRRTTLVNVSNMPRTIHDFYGFPEALYDQQYPAPGQPDLAREVVTLLASHHAEEDEIWGLDHGAWTVLKHLYPEADIPVFQVSIDISRDLDYQLEIGRTLSQLRDRGVLVLGSGNVVHNLGAIRPGGKPLDFALEFDTLFADRLTGRDFAALTDREALGSLLKAAHPSMDHYLPALTVAGASDTRDDLTFMTDTIDLGSLSMRSFVFHGR
- a CDS encoding HipA N-terminal domain-containing protein gives rise to the protein MPEAIVALGEVKRVVGRLRFETDGRHQHSQFEYAAEWLASPDRFALSPGLPLREDVLRAQGARSISLDLSASNGHSCGCSFGPSPDH
- a CDS encoding winged helix-turn-helix transcriptional regulator; its protein translation is MTKPIRSGCPINLTLETLGDSWSLIVIRDIMFGNRRHYRDLLNNSLEGIASNILADRLKKLVAAGLLSTSPDPDHKQKTIYSLTEAAIQLVPMLAQMGAWGRRFTPATRELSIRAQLLEEGGPELWEAYMAELRSIHLGEQKPDRSVLAELKAAYEAECALTDVGQKE